In a single window of the Mauremys reevesii isolate NIE-2019 linkage group 3, ASM1616193v1, whole genome shotgun sequence genome:
- the LOC120400371 gene encoding V-type proton ATPase 16 kDa proteolipid subunit-like, with the protein MSEGSAPEYASFFAVMGASAAMIFSALGAAYGTAKSGTGIAAMSVMRPELIMKSIIPVVMAGIIAIYGLVVAVLIANSLAPGITLFKSFLQLGAGLSVGLSGLAAGFAIGIVGDAGVRGTAQQPRLFVGMILNLIFAEVLGLYGLIVALILSTK; encoded by the coding sequence ATGTCCGAAGGCAGCGCTCCCGAGTACGCCTCCTTCTTCGCCGTGATGGGCGCCTCTGCCGCCATGATCTTCAGCGCCTTGGGAGCTGCTTATGGAACCGCAAAGAGTGGCACAGGTATTGCAGCCATGTCTGTCATGAGGCCTGAACTGATCATGAAGTCAATCATCCCTGTTGTCATGGCGGGTATTATAGCTATCTATGGCCTGGTAGTGGCAGTCCTTATTGCCAACTCCCTTGCACCTGGCATCACACTATTCAAGAGCTTCCTTCAGCTGGGTGCTGGCTTGAGTGTGGGCCTCAGTGGTCTGGCTGCTGGCTTTGCCATTGGCATTGTGGGTGATGCAGGCGTACGGGGGACAGCACAACAGCCCAGGTTATTCGTGGGAATGATCCTGAACTTGATCTTCGCTGAAGTCTTGGGTCTCTATGGCCTCATTGTTGCCCTGATCCTTTCCACAAAGTAA